The genomic interval AACTTCGAGACCAAGGAGTCGCACTTCGCCGACTGCCCGGCCGCGGCCAGTTTCAGAAAGAGAATATCGCGATGAAGGCGCTCTCGGTCCGCCAACCGTGGGCGAATATGATCGCCTCGGGAGAGAAGACGATTGAGACGCGAACCTGGGCGACGGACTACCGCGGCGACCTGCTAATCTGTTCGAGCAAGTCGCCAAAGATCGAGCCGGCCGGATTCGCGCTCTGCGTCGTGCGGCTGGTGGATTGCGTGCCGATGCAGCCGGAGCACGAGGCCGCCGCCAGGTGCGCTTGCTATCCCGGAGCATACGCCTGGCTGCTGGAGGACGTCAGGCTGATCAGTCGTTTTCCGGTCAAGGGCAGGTTGGGACTCTTCGAAGTGGAGCCGCCAGAATTCAGGCGCGATTTCAGGTTCGAAAGCGAGTAATGAGAGATGCTAAGACGGAGTGAATGGAAACTTGATCTCTACCTCCCAGCAGCTGCATCGCTTCTGGACAAAGCGCGGGCGGGACTGTGCAGCACTTGGACGCTATTCCAGGTGCAGACGGTCCTCCGCCAGCGGCTGCACTTGCACAACGTCATCGTTAAGCGTCCGAAGATTCGCGGCCGGCGGAAGTACGTCGGCGTCTATCGCGGCCCGGAAGGGAGGGAAATACTCTTCAAGATCAGCAAATAGTCGGAAACATCGCCGCAGCGTGACAGGAAGGCAAGACAATGAAAGCAGCAATTTCGGAGAGCCTCAAGGTTCTCGACATCGAAGTAGCACAAATCACACCAACCCAGAAGGGCGAACGCACGAGAGACGTGGCGTCGCTCGCCCAGTCGATCAAAGCCGTCGGTCTGATGGTGCCGGTCATCGTGCGCCCGCTGCCGGACGGCAGCGATAAGAAATCCGAGAAGCCACTCAGGTATCAGCTCGTGGACGGCCACCGGCGCCTGGCCGCGGTCAAGGTGAACAAGGCGCAGACGATTCGCGCGATCGAGGTTGACCCGCTGACGACCGACGACCAGGTCGGGATGCTGCAATTAACCGCGAACCTGCATCGGCTGCAGCTGACGCCATTCGAGGAGGCGGAGGCAATCGCAAAGCTGCGGAAGGCGGGGCGAACGACTGAAGAAATCGCCGCCGACCTGGGACTGCGGCCGCAGCTGATCGCGAGGCGGGAGAAGCTGAACGATCTAATCCCCGGTTGGATGAAGCGAGCCACTCAGGCGGAACATCCGCTGTCGATCGCCGCGGCTGAACTTCTCGCCGTCTTTGATGCGTCGGTTCAGGGGGAGTTGCTCAAGCGATACCAATGGGGGAGTCCTGACGTGAGATCCCTGAAAGAGCACCTTGCGGAGATGACGAACCGTCTCAAGGCCGCGCCCTGGGACTTGAGCGACTCGATGCTCGTACCGGAGGCGGGTGCTTGTAGCGCTTGCCCGAAGCGGTCCGCCTGTCAGCCGTTGCTATTCCATGATGAGACTGACATCAAAAAGATTAACGCCGCCGACCGCTGCCTCGACGAAAAGTGCTGGAACAAAAAGCGGAACGCCAACTTCAAGAAGGCGCTCGATGCGGCGACCGAAAAATACCCCGGCCTGATCTACGTCGAAGACAAGAAAGATCATGGCGAGATCGTCCCGGCGCTGAAGGACAAGTCCGTCCTTAGCCACTGGAAGTTCCAGATTGTCAGGACGGCGGACAAACACTCGACGCCCGCACTGATCGCAAACGGTCCGCGAGCGGGGACGGTGGTGCACGTCAAGATCGAAAAGGCGTACCAGGGCGATCGCAAGGTCAAGGCAGCGGCTGCCGCCAAGAAGCCCAAAGGTCTGAGCGCGGAACAGGATCGCAAAGCGCGGCGGGCGAAGTTTATCATCAACAAGATCAAAGATCACTACCTCGGCATGCATACGCTGGCCGGCCGCAAGGGGCCCGATGTGCCCCAGGGAGTAAAGAAGCTCCACGCCGAGGATCGTCTGAAGATATTGGCTGCGGTTGCCATAAACTGCTGCAATGGCAAGACCGTCGCTGATTGGAAGAAGCTGACGGAGTTCACCAAGCTCCCGCTTCTGGATGCTACCGAAAAGCTCTGGGCTCTCGTCCGGAGCGAGATCCACATTCCCGTCTATTCATTCGCCGATGCGTTCAAGTTCATCGAAGCGATAAAGCCATTTGCAGAGACCGTGCTCGACACCAACTATGCAGACATCGAGGCCGAAGCGCTGAAGGCGATTCCCGATCCGAAGCCGAAGGCGGGGGCGACGGGGAAGAAGGCGGGGAAGAAATGACAGCAGGAAAGAACATTTCACCTGAAGAGTTGGCGGAAACGCTCAAGAAGCTGACCCCGATTGAGTATCGTTTTTGGGGTGCCGAGTTCCTTGACGGTTTGTCCTACGCTATAATCAACTTCGCGGAAGCATCCGTCGGGCTGCTGACTCTCGGACTCTATTACCCACAGTGGACGTTCAACACCGGGCCGATTCTGCAGAAGATATTTCTGAGGAACCGTAAATGAAGCTTAACATCGGCAAGACTCCGGACGGCAAGGGATTCACGCTGCCGCTTGATCTGGTAACCCAGACTCAGGCGATTATCGCGACGAAGGGCAAGGGCAAGACCTACTTGGCGATGGTGCAGGCGGAGGAGATGCTCGCCGCCGGCCAGCAGGTCGTCTGTCTCGACCCTACCGGCGTGTGGTGGGGATTGCAGGCGGACGGCAAGGGGAAGGG from Candidatus Zixiibacteriota bacterium carries:
- a CDS encoding ParB/RepB/Spo0J family partition protein; translation: MKAAISESLKVLDIEVAQITPTQKGERTRDVASLAQSIKAVGLMVPVIVRPLPDGSDKKSEKPLRYQLVDGHRRLAAVKVNKAQTIRAIEVDPLTTDDQVGMLQLTANLHRLQLTPFEEAEAIAKLRKAGRTTEEIAADLGLRPQLIARREKLNDLIPGWMKRATQAEHPLSIAAAELLAVFDASVQGELLKRYQWGSPDVRSLKEHLAEMTNRLKAAPWDLSDSMLVPEAGACSACPKRSACQPLLFHDETDIKKINAADRCLDEKCWNKKRNANFKKALDAATEKYPGLIYVEDKKDHGEIVPALKDKSVLSHWKFQIVRTADKHSTPALIANGPRAGTVVHVKIEKAYQGDRKVKAAAAAKKPKGLSAEQDRKARRAKFIINKIKDHYLGMHTLAGRKGPDVPQGVKKLHAEDRLKILAAVAINCCNGKTVADWKKLTEFTKLPLLDATEKLWALVRSEIHIPVYSFADAFKFIEAIKPFAETVLDTNYADIEAEALKAIPDPKPKAGATGKKAGKK
- a CDS encoding ASCH domain-containing protein; its protein translation is MKALSVRQPWANMIASGEKTIETRTWATDYRGDLLICSSKSPKIEPAGFALCVVRLVDCVPMQPEHEAAARCACYPGAYAWLLEDVRLISRFPVKGRLGLFEVEPPEFRRDFRFESE
- a CDS encoding DUF87 domain-containing protein, whose translation is MKLNIGKTPDGKGFTLPLDLVTQTQAIIATKGKGKTYLAMVQAEEMLAAGQQVVCLDPTGVWWGLQADGKGKGFPIIVMGGDHGNVPLELNSGEIIADFLVESNQSAVLDLSAFESNAAQSRFVTAFAERFY